A part of Brassica rapa cultivar Chiifu-401-42 chromosome A05, CAAS_Brap_v3.01, whole genome shotgun sequence genomic DNA contains:
- the LOC103869855 gene encoding 60S ribosomal protein L37-2, with product MTKGTGSFGKRRNKSHTLCVRCGRRSFHIQKSRCSACAYPAARKRTYNWSVKAIRRKTTGTGRMRYLKNVPRRFKTGFREGTEAKPRNKGAAASSA from the exons ATg ACAAAGGGAACAGGGAGTTTTGGTAAGAGGAGGAACAAGAGTCACACACTATGTGTGAGATGTGGACGTCGTAGCTTCCACATCCAGAAGAGTCGTTGCTCTGCCTGCGCTTACCCCGCCGCTCGCAAGAGGACCT ACAACTGGAGTGTGAAGGCAATCAGGAGGAAGACAACCGGAACCGGAAGGATGAGGTATCTCAAAAATGTTCCCCGCCGTTTCAAGACCGGTTTCAGAGAAG GTACTGAAGCCAAGCCAAGGAACAAGGGAGCAGCTGCTTCATCAGCCTAA
- the LOC103869857 gene encoding uncharacterized protein LOC103869857 — protein MFQKTNSFFHRTLHSLKSIILRAGKKLSKPKTHFSCTFCRSNSLDGDDFYASFLNIWESDLKNSIGGGGPLKLEQKTQEHVQDHQEKKTEACSSRLSRDCDKMEKKIKEMYVIETGDIEQALDVEEALHYYSRLRSPVYLNIVDKFLNDLYA, from the coding sequence ATGTTTCAGAAAACAAACAGTTTCTTCCACAGAACACTACACAGTCTGAAGTCAATCATTCTTAGAGCAGGTAAGAAACTCTCTAAACCAAAAACTCACTTCTCATGCACATTTTGTAGATCAAATTCTCTCGATGGCGATGATTTCTACGCAAGTTTCCTCAACATCTGGGAGTCTGATCTTAAAAACAGCATTGGAGGAGGAGGTCCATTAAAACTGGAGCAAAAGACTCAAGAGCATGTACAAGATCACCAAGAGAAGAAAACAGAAGCTTGCTCTTCTCGTTTATCAAGAGACTGCGATaaaatggagaagaagattAAAGAGATGTATGTGATTGAGACAGGAGATATAGAGCAAGCCCTTGACGTTGAAGAGGCACTTCATTACTATTCTCGTCTTAGAAGCCCTGTGTATCTCAACATCGTTGACAAGTTCTTAAATGATCTCTACGCCTGA